The Candidatus Glassbacteria bacterium DNA window TGCCGACGAGTATGGCCTGGACATTATCCCGCGCTGCATGGATATCGGCTACAACGGCTCGATGCTGGCGCATAACCGGAACCTGGCCGCAGGGATCCCGGTGCGCGACGCCCTGTTTGTGGTCAAGGGCAAGCGGGTCATCCACATGGCCGATCCAGCCGTGAGCCTTGGCAACGGCGGGTTCGAGAAAGCCGGCCGGAGCGAGGTGCCGGGCTGGGAACTCCCCGGTGCGCTGGGAGAGGTGACGTTTATCGACAGGGAAGAGGTCCGCGAGGGCAGGATCGCGCTGCGGTTCGAGAATTTTGGCGGCAAGGAGGATAATCCCGGCCGTCTGGTGCGCAAAGTGGAAGTCACTCCAGACAGGCTTTACCGGCTCAAGCTGTGGGTCAAGACCAGCGGGATGGATGAGTCCGGCGCGTTCGGCTCCGGCAATTTCCAGGTCCATGTCCTGGGCGGCGAGGACAGGCGCGAACTGACCTACCTCCGGCCCCGGGTGGGACAGGACACCGACTGGACCGAAGTGGTGGTGGGCTTCAACAGCCGCGGCTACGAAATGGTCGAAATCGTGATCGGGATGTACGGAGCGGACCAGGGTACTTTCTGGCTGGACGGGATCAGCCTGGAGGAGATCGGGATGGTCAACCTGCTGCGCCGCGCCGGAACTCCGCTGACCGTCAAGGGTGAGAAAAGCGGCACGGTCTATGAGGAAGGGCGGGATTTTCTGGAAGTCGCCGACAATAACCTGGATTTCAACTGGGACCACGACAGCCCGCCGATCGTGCTCACCGACGACAGCCGGATCAGCGACGGCGAAAGACTGAGGGTCAGTTTCTACCACGGCGTCAAGGTTTACGCCAGCCAGGTTACTGCCTGCATGAGCGAGCCGGAGATATTCGACGTCTGGCGGCGGACGATCCCGCTGATCGAGAAACACCTCGATCCCAAATACTATTTCATCAGCGTGGACGAGGTCCGCGCCGGCGGGACCTGCGCCGCCTGCACCAGCCGCAACATGACCATCGGGCAGATCCTGGCGGATTGCATCACCAGGCAGGTGCAGCTGGTCCACGAAATCGCGCCCGATGCGGAGTGCATAACCTGGAGCGATATGTTTGATCCCAACCACAATGCCGGAGACCGTCGCGGACGGGGCTATTACTACCACGTTGACGGCACGTTCGACAACAGCTGGGTGGATATCCCCCGCGAATTGATCATGGCCTGCTGGAATCACCGGATGCGCCACGAGAGCCTGAGTCATTTCTCTAACCTCGGCTTCCGTACGTTCGGCTGCGGTTACTACGACAAAGACGATATCTCCAATGACACCACCTGGGTCGAGGCGCTGGACGAGACCCCCGGCGCGCTGGGCCTGTTGTACACCAGCTGGCTGAACAAGTTCGAGCTGCTCGATGAGTTCGGCGACATGTTGAGCGCCCATGTTGTGCCCGAGGAAATTGTCCGGAGCTGGAAGCGGTATCCGGTCACAGACTGAATGCTGAAGAGGAGTTGCAATGATGATTGCGATCCGCGGAACCATCCTGCTGGCGGCCGCGCTGATGCTGGCGGCCGGTGCGCTGCACGCGCAGAAAGACTACCGGTATAAATTGGTTTACGTCACGGGCAAGCCGCTGGATAACGCCAGCTTGACGGGGCAGGTCAAGGAACTGGCCGTGACCGCCGGTAACAACGGTCTCAACGGCCTGGTCCTCGATGCCTATTTCGACCGGATCACCCGCGAGGCGCCTTACAGCTACAAGTTCCTCCGTGAGATGGTGGACGCCTGCCGGGAAAACGGTGTCGAGTTTATTCCGGCCATGATGGGCATGGGCTACAATGCTCCGATGCTGAATAATGACAAGCATCTGCTCGAGGGCCTGCCGGTCACCGACGCGCTGTTTATTGTCAGGGGAAGAGAGGCCAGAGTGGCCGACGACCCGGCGGTGGCACTGGTCAACGGCGGGTTCGAGCAGGGCAGCGGCGGCAGCCCGGCGGGCTGGAAAGTCGGCAGCGACAGGGCGAAAGCAGAGATCGACAGCAACGAGAAATACGCCGGGAAATCATCGCTCAAGGTAACGATGAGCGCCGAGGCCGAGGACGATTTCGTTCCGGTGGTCAGCCAGGAAATCACAGTTGCCCCCTGGCGTAATTACCGTCTGACCCTGATGATCAAAACCGAGGGGATCGAGAGCAGGGGCGACGTGTTCCCGATACTGGTGCAGGGCCCCGACGGCCGCCGGCTGCAGTACTACATCCCTCCGCTGCAGGCCACCGCCGGCTGGACCGAGGCCAGGGTGGCGTTTAACAGCCGGGAATACACTAGCGCAAGGATTTCTGTCGGCGCACCCGGCGGCGGCGGCGGGACATTCTGGATCGACAACTACGCTATCGGCGAGGAAGGGCCGGTCAACATCCTGCGCCGCGAGGGCACACCGCTGGTGGTCAAGGGAGAGAAGTCCGGGGTCGTGTATGTCGAGGGCCGCGACTACGAGCCGCTCTACGACCCCCTGATGACCATGCTCTACGATCACGAGCCGCCCGCGCTGAAGCTGACACCCGGCAGCAGGATCGCCGAGGGTGAGCGTCTGAGGGTCAGCTACTGGAACAATCACCCGATCTACCACGGCCAGACGCCGGCCTGTTTCAGCGACCCCGGCATTTACGACTGGTGGCGCAGGAGCGTCAAGTTCCTCCACGAATATATCCGTCCGGAGACGTACTACCTGGGCGTGGATGAGCTCCGCCTGGCCGGCACCTGCGAAACCTGCCGGGCCAGGGGGTTGAGCCTGTCCGAGATGCTGGGCGAGTGTGTCAAGAAGCAGGTGTCGATCATCCGCGAAGTCAACCCCGATGCGGAGGTACTGATCTGGAGCGACATGTTCGATCCGCACCACAATGCCGACTACCCGGATAAGCGGAGGGACTACTATTACCTCAACTATGAGGTTTTCGACAACAGCTGGGAGTATATCCCCAGGGACCTGATAATCGTCTGCTGGTACGGCACCAGGCGCGACCTGAGCCTGGAACATTTTTCCAGCCACGGGTTCCGCACGATCGGCTCCAGCGCGGGCAACCTGGACACTGCCCGGGGCTGGCTGAAATCGCTGGATGCGACGGATAACGCGGTGGGGATGATGTACACCACCTGGAGCAGTAACTACGACATTCTCCCGGAGTTCGGCAAGCTGGTGAACCGGAAGATGGAGTGAGCCTGCCGTCTCTCGTTGCATAAAAAAGCCAGCAGACAGAGCTGTCCGCTGGCTTTTTTACTGTGGGCGAAGAAACTCTCGTCACGATTATAATGTCGGGGCAGACCCATGTGTCTGCCCGCGGGCGCACACGCGGGTGCGCCCCTACAAAATACGGAATGTTATTTCTGATACAGAACACTAACGCTACTGTGACTCCAACCGTCTGGCCGCGCCCAGGAGGTTGACATCCAGCTCCAGCGCCTCGCGGAACTCCGCCTTCGCTTCTCCCTCATTGCCCCGGCCCAGCAGGCCGAGTCCGAGCAGGTAGTGGGCTTCGGCCAGCCACCGGTTCTCGCTCTCGCCCACGCCGAACTTGGCGAAGTAGTCTATTTCCCGGCTGCTTTCCAGACGGTCCCGGCCGGTCGACTCCAGCGCCTCGAATATCTGCGCGGCCTTGTCCCGCTGTCCCAGTTCCAGATAAGCCAGCGCCTGGGTGTAGGCCAGCTCGCTCACCGGCGGCCTGAGGTTTTGCACAGCCAGTTCGTACTGTTTTCCCGCCTCCGCGCTTTGTCCCATCGCGGTATAAGCCCTGCCGATAAAGTACATCACCTCCGGCTCCCGTCCGCCGTTACGCGGGCGGCCCACTGCCAGGTTGGGCGGCCAGGTCAACGCCAGCATGAAATCCTCGAGCGCGGCCTCGTGCCGCCCGTTATTCATCCGGTTGCGGCCGCGGGCCAGCAGGGCGTCCACCCACACGTCGTGGATGTTCCCGCTGCCCTCCCAGACCGCGAACGTATGGCTTGTCAGCAGGTCTATCGCCCGGTCGTAACTGCCCTGGCGGACATAGAGCACGATCTCGCGCGCCAGGATACCATCGTGCTCGTCCACAACCGGCTGGCGTTTTTCCAGCAGGGCCAGCCGCTCCACCGGAGTTTTGCCGGCCGTTTCATAAAGCTGATCCAGTTCCAGCAGGATCCGCGCGTCATCTGGCTCCAGTGCGTGCGCCCGCTCCAGGCTGACAATCGCCTGTGACCGGTTACCGTTTACCCGCGAGTATGCCAGCCCCAGGTTGCGGTGCAGGGTGGAGAAATCGCCGCCCAGCCGCCGGGCTTCCTCCCAGAGGGCCAGCGCTTTTTCGGGCTGATGGTCGAACAGCAGGTTGCCCAGGTAGTAGCGCGGCATCGGGTCGCCGGGGCGGCTGGCGATGGCGTCGCCGAGGATCATGATACTCTCCAGCCGGAACGGAAACACCAGCTCCGGAGTTTGGCTCGACGCCTGCGTGTAATATTGTCCGGCCAGGGTGGAATTTCCCATCATTTTGTGACAGTAACCGAGGAAATAGTAGGCCATCGCTTTCGAGCCATCGGTCAGACTCGGCGCGTCGGTGACTCCGCCGGCGTTATAACTCCGGTATGTTTCCTCAAGGTCCACCAGCCGTTCGAGCACCGCGATCGCTTCATCCCACAGGCCGCAGCCGCCGTAGTCCGCCGCCAGTTCGAGATAGCTCTGGCACGAGCCGCGCATCCTCACGGCCAGGGAATCCATCACGGCCCGCCCTGCCGAAAACCCGCCCATTGCCTGCAGGGCCAGGCCCAGTTCGTTGGCGGCCCAGTGTTCCAGCGGGTCTTCTTCCAGCAGCAGGCGCGCCACCTCGACAGCCACCTCGGGGCGGTCGGTTCTGCGCAGGATTGCGGCTTTGAGGCAGAGCGCGCGGTTGTTAAGCAGGTTTGCGCTCAGGCTGCGGTCCAGATAGTCGAGGGCCTGGTCGAACTGTCCGTTCCAGGTGTCGAGCCGGGCGATCTCGTAGAACGCGGGGGCGTAAAACGCTAAGCTCCAGCTTGCGTCGAACAGGGCGTCGCGCGCGCCGTCCAGGTCTCCCAGGGCGCGGCGGGCCAGGCCGAGATAGTACAGCGCCTCTCCATCGCGCGGCCGGGTATGCTTGGCCGTAATCCTGGCCACCGCCCGCTCCAGGTGCTTTTCGGCTTTATCGAACATCCCCCTGCGGATCGCCAGGATTCCCAGGGCCATGTTGTTGCGGTAGTCGCCGGGATCGCGGCGGAGCGCTTCCTCGTAGTACGGTTCGGGAGCGATTGCGGAGTTGTGGAACTGCTCCAGCCGCTGGCCCGCCAGGTAGAGTTCCTCGGCAGAGCCGATTTCCTCCGGAGCATCCGGCGGGGTAACCGCCTCGGGTTCCGGTCGCTCCTGCTGCGGCTCCTCCTTGTATCCGACAAGCACGTTGCCGCCCGAGTCGAACAGAATCGCTTCCAGCCCGCTCGCTTCAACACCCGCGGGAAGAGAAAGCTCCATGCTGAACGGCGCATCCGGGGCCACGTCGGCAGTTTCGTCCAGCAGCACCTGATCCCCGGCGCGAACCAGCACGCGGGCGGACTGGAACGCGGCCGATGCGTTAAATGCCACCTTAGCCCGGCCCCCGCCCGCCGGCTCGATATTCACCGCCGCGTCGAGCGTAGCCTCCTTGACCCCGCCGATCCCCGACAGGGGCCACCAGGTCATGGTGAACTTCTTGGTCTCGAACGGCTGGATCCAGCTGTAATCGGGCTGGTTGTCGCTGTACGCGCCGATCATCAGCTCGATATAGGGCCCGTCCTCGTCGGTAAGCACGTTGTCCCACATCCGGCCTGCGTCGCCCGGACCCCATTCCCAGAGTTTCTTGCCCGGCACCAGGTGATGATCGGCCACATGCACCACGCCGGCGCGCAGGCGGTGGTTGTAGCCTGCCAGGAAATCCTGCTTGGAATTGTAGGCGAAAATGGAGATCGGCGAGGGATGGGCTTTCCACCAGTTGAGGTCGTCGCCGGGACTGTAACCGTCGCGGCCCAGCACGTCGCCGCCGGGATGAATCGGCCAGCGGGTGAACTCGTGCTTGCCATGACCCGTTCCCCACTGCTGCGGCGGCGGGAAAATGATCTGGTAGGACGAATCCGCATGGACAGCCACGTTGGCGAAAAAGAGGAAAGAGTTGACCATCGGAGTGCGGTTATACAGCCTGCCGGTCACCTCAACCTGGCTGCGACCGGGTTTGAGCGTTACGCCGACCATCCATTTCATCCGGTGCCGCCACTCGGTCTCGCCCATCCAGACCGTTTTGCTTCCATCCGGCTTTTCCTCCAGCCGGTAGTCGACCGGCTGGAAGGTGGAGGTGCGGTGATGGTGCGGGACGTTCCACTCCACGCCGCCCGAGAGCCAGGCTCCCAGCACCGAGATCAGGCCTGGTTTGATCACCTGCTGGCGGTAGAAAAAATCGTAACCGGTGGTTTTGTCCACCGCGCTGAAAATCCTTCCTCCGCCGCCCGCACCGGGCATCAGGCCCACTTTCACGTACTCGTTCTCCAGGTATACCATCCGATGGGAGCGCATTTCCTTGCGGTGCTTGATATCGGCCAGCAGAGGATAGGGATACACCCGGCCCTGGGCGCCCTGATACACGCGGCCGGCGTAGAATATCGGGTCGTCCTCGGGCGGCCCGATCAGATAGGTAGGCAGTTCCACGTCCTCTTCCCACATCGTCACCTCGGCCGCGGCGGGGGATGCCGCCAGCACGGCGAGAACCGACATCAGCAGAACAGCGGTAAACATTTTGTGACGCATGCAAACACTCCGACAGGAAGAGTTATAGTGTGTAACCGGTTTGGATGAATTGAAATATAACCGGCGGCAGGTTGATGGAAAAGGTAAAACACGGCCACGGGATATTTTTTTTTGAGACCTTTGATTTAATCCCAAACCGGTTGCAGAAAATATTTTTTGGCACCCCTATGGCGGATTTTATATGATAAAATGAGCTTTAAACTCAAATATATTACATATTTCGTAGGGGCGGACACATGGGTCCGCCCGCGGGCGACCGGCGGTCACCCCTAAGGGCTCGGCGGTATTATTGTTTCAAAGTTCTCTCGTTTACAGCTTGCGGGATTGGCTAAGTTGCACGTTGCAGCCCGTGCCCCCCGGAGGCTCTACCTCAGTTGCTGGCCCTGGACCGACAGATCGACTCTCCCGGTGCGCGAACGCAACGGAGGGCTCTACCGCACAGAAGACGGCGGAGCCAGCTGGAAACTTGTATTCGACCAGTCGGCCCATGTCTATGCCGCCGCGCTGGACCCCAACAGTCCCTCCACAATCGTGATCAACACGTTCGACAGCGCCGCTTTCCGCAGCGATGACCGCGGGCAGAGCTGGTATCGGCTGGAGGGCTACGACTTCAAGTGGGGCCACCGTCCCGCGTTCGATCCGCATAATCCGGGGATGATTTACCTAACTACCTTTGGCGGCGGAGTGCATTACGGCCCCGCGATGGGTGCGCCGGGGGCCGAAGGGACGTTTGTGAACGGGGATTTCCTGCGCTGGCGGTAGGAAAGATCATTCCGGCTCGCCGATCATTTCCAGGTAGCGGCGCGACCGGTCGTCGCCGGGGTCATACTGCAGCGCCATGCGAAACGAACTGACGGCCTGCTCCGCCCGCCCCTGGGCGTACATCACTATTCCCAATCCTCTCCAGGCGCGGGCCAGTGTGGGGTCTGTCCTCAGCGCTCCGGAAAACATCTCTCCGGCTTCGGCGAACATTCTCTGCTCCAGATAGCGGATTCCCAGATTGAGCATCGACTCCACGTGCTGCGGGTCTTTGGACAGCGCCTGCTTGTACTGGTTCAGTTCGAGCTGTTTTTCGCCCAGCCTGCCGTAGCCCAGTCCCAGATAATAGTGAGCCTCGGCGCTGGTTGGATCTACCACCACGGCCTGCTGGAGGGCTTCCATGCCCTCGTCGTCAAGCCCTTCGGAGAAAAGCGCCAACCCCAGGTTAATCAGCAGCGCCGCGTTTTCCTGCCCGAGCCTCCGCGCGGTCCGGTAGTGGCGTACGGCGCTGCGGTAGTTCTCCAGCTTGAACTCGATATTACCCAGGGTGCTGTGAATCGACGGATCGTCGGGGCTTTGCTCGATCAGCCGGCCGAACAGGTCCCGGGCCTCGCCGAAGCGCCCGTGCTCGGCCAGGGCCATGCCGGTCCGCAGGCCGACCCTGTAATTGTCACCGGCGTAGCTCAGCATCCGCTCGTAATAGTCGCCCTCGGCCAGGTAGTCGTCACGGTAGCGGGCATACTTGCAGCTTGCCGGGTTCATCCGGGCGGCCGAGAGGAAATCGCGGCGCAGGAGATAGGCTTCCGCCCGCCAGTATGGCCTCAGACTGTCGTCGAGCGCGGCCGCGCTCAGGCTGTCCAGCCCGGACAGGTAACCCGTCACAGGTTCCCGGTTGCCCTCCAGCATCGACAGGATTTCATGCGGGCCGGACTGTTCACCGGTGAACTGGTAAAACGGCAGGTCGTCGGTGCTGACCCGCGCTCCCGCGCTCATCCGGCGCGCGCCCTCTGGTCCCATCAGGAAACAGTCCAGCAGCTCCAGCGGACTGTCGAGGCACCACGGCTCCAGATCGGCGGCAACATGCTCCTCGGCCAGCGCCGACCTCAGCGCGGGGAAGTCGATATCCAGCGCAGCGGGTGTGCCCGCAAGCACAGTATAGTCCTTGGTCTGCCAGATACTGGTGTTGGGAAACACGGTCTGGAACGTCCGCACGACCGTATTGTACGTTTCCGGGGAGCCGGAATGCACCGGCAGCCACTGAGCCATCACCCCGCCCGGATTGAGCCGGGAGGCGCACAACCTGTAGAATTCCACCGTGTAGAGCAGCCAGCTGTCCACCGACGCAGGATTGGTGGCGTCGGAGATAATCACGTCGTAGCTGTCGCGGGTGACAGCCAGGTAGTGACGGCCGTCCTCGAGGTGGATTTTCACTCTGGGGTCTTCGACAACCGCCCGGTTCTCCGTCCGGTAGGCGCTGGACGCCGCTGCTACCACGGCCGGTTCCAGTTCCACTACGTCCAGCCTGTCGATCGGGTGGACCGCCACCGCGCCGCTGGCAATCCCCCCGCCGAAAGTGACCATCAGCACGTTGCGCGGCTCGCCTTCGTGCAGCAGCAGGGGAAGGTGGCCCAGCACCTTGAAAGTCTGCATCCCGGTGAACGAGTTTTCGACCTCGCCGATGGAGTTGATATACAGGCTCCTCATCCCGCTGATCCTGTCCTCCAGCACGACCACCGTCCCCGAGAGTCCCTCGCGGTAGAATACCGGCGTAGTGTAGGGACGGTCTTTGAGAGCGAACCGGCGTACCTGGTTGCCGGG harbors:
- a CDS encoding DUF5107 domain-containing protein is translated as MRHKMFTAVLLMSVLAVLAASPAAAEVTMWEEDVELPTYLIGPPEDDPIFYAGRVYQGAQGRVYPYPLLADIKHRKEMRSHRMVYLENEYVKVGLMPGAGGGGRIFSAVDKTTGYDFFYRQQVIKPGLISVLGAWLSGGVEWNVPHHHRTSTFQPVDYRLEEKPDGSKTVWMGETEWRHRMKWMVGVTLKPGRSQVEVTGRLYNRTPMVNSFLFFANVAVHADSSYQIIFPPPQQWGTGHGKHEFTRWPIHPGGDVLGRDGYSPGDDLNWWKAHPSPISIFAYNSKQDFLAGYNHRLRAGVVHVADHHLVPGKKLWEWGPGDAGRMWDNVLTDEDGPYIELMIGAYSDNQPDYSWIQPFETKKFTMTWWPLSGIGGVKEATLDAAVNIEPAGGGRAKVAFNASAAFQSARVLVRAGDQVLLDETADVAPDAPFSMELSLPAGVEASGLEAILFDSGGNVLVGYKEEPQQERPEPEAVTPPDAPEEIGSAEELYLAGQRLEQFHNSAIAPEPYYEEALRRDPGDYRNNMALGILAIRRGMFDKAEKHLERAVARITAKHTRPRDGEALYYLGLARRALGDLDGARDALFDASWSLAFYAPAFYEIARLDTWNGQFDQALDYLDRSLSANLLNNRALCLKAAILRRTDRPEVAVEVARLLLEEDPLEHWAANELGLALQAMGGFSAGRAVMDSLAVRMRGSCQSYLELAADYGGCGLWDEAIAVLERLVDLEETYRSYNAGGVTDAPSLTDGSKAMAYYFLGYCHKMMGNSTLAGQYYTQASSQTPELVFPFRLESIMILGDAIASRPGDPMPRYYLGNLLFDHQPEKALALWEEARRLGGDFSTLHRNLGLAYSRVNGNRSQAIVSLERAHALEPDDARILLELDQLYETAGKTPVERLALLEKRQPVVDEHDGILAREIVLYVRQGSYDRAIDLLTSHTFAVWEGSGNIHDVWVDALLARGRNRMNNGRHEAALEDFMLALTWPPNLAVGRPRNGGREPEVMYFIGRAYTAMGQSAEAGKQYELAVQNLRPPVSELAYTQALAYLELGQRDKAAQIFEALESTGRDRLESSREIDYFAKFGVGESENRWLAEAHYLLGLGLLGRGNEGEAKAEFREALELDVNLLGAARRLESQ
- a CDS encoding tetratricopeptide repeat protein, whose protein sequence is MNFNRSALTVSLYLLFLFSGVSALVYQAIWLRMFALVLGNSLHSAATVFAAFMGGLALGAWLVGSRIRLVSDRLRLYVLLETGVALSALAASWLIPQLHFLVAPAWHLLSGLPLLVDLFRVLLALAILLVPTALMGGTLPVLVAFTTSDVELSGRRVGAFYGWNTLGAVAGCALTGFWLLRTAGITSSLQFAVMLNLAVASLALLLRLLPRGLPEGIPASPPADKPPAPLLPANTRHLLLLAAGITGFAALAFEIVWARLLSYILHNDIYAYYLMLSTMLFGIGAGSLIYARWLGRFKDRLLLLAGMEIMLALSVIVCYLACAGLYLRDDSLLINTAVRELFVTLGAGPFVSMILLRLVYTLIAMLVPALLLGAIFPAVCAVYVSEPDNIGGQTGEVYAINTLGAISGSLLAGFLLISSVGVQGSLILISAVVLATGLWLLFHQRTVSGHATAIKRTAAAVAVTVFVVMAALPGNQVRRFALKDRPYTTPVFYREGLSGTVVVLEDRISGMRSLYINSIGEVENSFTGMQTFKVLGHLPLLLHEGEPRNVLMVTFGGGIASGAVAVHPIDRLDVVELEPAVVAAASSAYRTENRAVVEDPRVKIHLEDGRHYLAVTRDSYDVIISDATNPASVDSWLLYTVEFYRLCASRLNPGGVMAQWLPVHSGSPETYNTVVRTFQTVFPNTSIWQTKDYTVLAGTPAALDIDFPALRSALAEEHVAADLEPWCLDSPLELLDCFLMGPEGARRMSAGARVSTDDLPFYQFTGEQSGPHEILSMLEGNREPVTGYLSGLDSLSAAALDDSLRPYWRAEAYLLRRDFLSAARMNPASCKYARYRDDYLAEGDYYERMLSYAGDNYRVGLRTGMALAEHGRFGEARDLFGRLIEQSPDDPSIHSTLGNIEFKLENYRSAVRHYRTARRLGQENAALLINLGLALFSEGLDDEGMEALQQAVVVDPTSAEAHYYLGLGYGRLGEKQLELNQYKQALSKDPQHVESMLNLGIRYLEQRMFAEAGEMFSGALRTDPTLARAWRGLGIVMYAQGRAEQAVSSFRMALQYDPGDDRSRRYLEMIGEPE